The following are from one region of the Cottoperca gobio chromosome 13, fCotGob3.1, whole genome shotgun sequence genome:
- the tbx2b gene encoding T-box transcription factor TBX2b isoform X3 yields MFPPFKVRINGLDKKAKYILLMDIVAADDCRYKFHNSRWMVAGKADPEMPKRMYIHPDSPATGEQWMAKPVAFHKLKLTNNISDKHGFVQTILNSMHKYQPRFHIVRANDILKLPYSTFRTYVFPETEFVAVTAYQNDKITQLKIDNNPFAKGFRDTGNGRREKRKQLTMPSLRMYEDQCKTDREGADSDASSSEPPTGRDTVHSPLGADNSPLRFSRPSRDEKTCTDSEQELDHHDEHCTGSNSPGPEPVSPFSSRCEERVRDRPSTEKKDDSLFSTRNLEKDKVASRHRKDTTDVLTKDSEAGGISATKESFSPLMVQTESPSHFSPGHLQSLALSGLHSQQFFNPLGTGSPLFFHPGQFAMAPGAFSAMGMGHLLASVSGASVLENASLATQVTGGTPNPFPFHLSQHMLASQGIPMPPFGGLFPYPYTYMAAAAAAASASALPATSTSNPLSRNPFLTASRPRLRFNPYQLPVSLPQTSSLLTTGLQGCLNPGSESSKPGSGETSPAPEHHSNHKTGGSSGRVASPKTSVKDSVNELQSIQRLVSGLEGQREPSPRADSPK; encoded by the exons ATGTTCCCTCCGTTCAAAGTGCGAATAAACGGACTCGATAAAAAAGCTAAATACATCCTGCTGATGGACATCGTGGCGGCGGACGACTGCCGCTACAAGTTCCACAACTCCCGCTGGATGGTGGCGGGCAAGGCCGACCCGGAGATGCCCAAGAGGATGTATATCCACCCGGACAGCCCGGCCACCGGCGAGCAGTGGATGGCCAAGCCTGTTGCTTTTCATAAACTCAAGCTGACCAACAATATTTCAGACAAACATGGATTT gtccaGACGATCCTGAACTCTATGCACAAGTACCAGCCCAGGTTCCACATAGTGCGGGCCAACGACATCCTGAAGCTCCCCTACAGCACCTTCAGGACCTACGTCTTCCCGGAGACCGAGTTCGTGGCAGTGACAGCATATCAGAACGACAAG ATAACGCAGCTGAAGATTGACAACAACCCTTTTGCCAAAGGATTCAGAGACACGGGGAacggaaggagagagaaaag GAAACAATTAACCATGCCGTCGCTACGGATGTATGAGGACCAGTGCAAGACGGATCGGGAAGGCGCAGATTCGGACGCCTCATCCAGTGAGCCTCCGACCGGCAGGGACACCGTGCACTCCCCGCTGGGAGCCGATAACAGCCCGCTGAGGTTCAGTAGGCCCAGTCGAG ATGAGAAAACGTGCACTGACAGTGAGCAGGAGCTGGATCATCACGACGAGCACTGCACCGGCTCCAACAGCCCGGGACCTGAACCTGTGTCCCCCTTCAGCTCCAGGTGTGAGGAACGTGTGAGGGACAGGCCTAGCACAGAAAAGAAGGATGACTCCTTATTCAGTACAAGGAACCTTGAGAAGGACAAAGTGGCGAGCAGGCACAGGAAGGACACCACGGACGTGTTGACAAAGGACTCGGAGGCCGGAGGCATTAGTGCCACTAAGGAGTCCTTCTCCCCTCTTATGGTCCAGACCGAGAGCCCCTCGCACTTCAGCCCAGGCCACTTACaaagcctggctctgtctggcCTGCACAGTCAGCAGTTCTTTAACCCTCTGGGCACCGGATCACCGCTGTTTTTTCACCCCGGGCAGTTTGCCATGGCCCCTGGAGCCTTTTCTGCTATGGGCATGGGGCATCTATTGGCCTCTGTATCCGGAGCAAGTGTTTTGGAAAACGCCAGCCTCGCCACCCAGGTCACGGGAGGAACCCCCAACCCCTTTCCCTTCCATCTGTCCCAGCACATGCTTGCCTCTCAG GGCATCCCCATGCCTCCATTTGGAGGTCTGTTCCCATACCCCTATACCTACATGGCGGCGGCTGCAGCGGCGGCCTCTGCCTCAGCCCTCCCAGCCACCAGCACCTCCAACCCTCTCTCCAGGAATCCCTTCCTGACCGCGTCACGTCCCCGGCTCCGCTTCAACCCCTACCAGCTCCCAGTGTCGCTGCCTCAGACTTCCAGTTTGCTCACCACTGGCCTGCAGGGCTGCCTCAACCCAGGTTCTGAATCCTCCAAACCAGGCAGCGGGGAGACCAGCCCGGCCCCAGAGCACCACAGCAACCATAAGACAGGAGGGTCGAGTGGGCGGGTTGCATCTCCCAAAACCTCTGTGAAGGACTCAGTGAATGAGCTGCAAAGCATCCAGAGACTGGTGAGCGGCCTGGAGGGTCAGAGGGAGCCCTCCCCGAGGGCAGACTCTCCCAAGTGA
- the tbx2b gene encoding T-box transcription factor TBX2b isoform X1, producing MRDPVFTGTAMAYHPFHAHRPTDFPMSAFLAAAQPSFFPALSLPPGALTKPIPDHGLGGAAEAGLHPALSHHQAAHLRSMKSLEPEEEVDDDPKVTLEAKDLWDQFHKLGTEMVITKSGRRMFPPFKVRINGLDKKAKYILLMDIVAADDCRYKFHNSRWMVAGKADPEMPKRMYIHPDSPATGEQWMAKPVAFHKLKLTNNISDKHGFVQTILNSMHKYQPRFHIVRANDILKLPYSTFRTYVFPETEFVAVTAYQNDKITQLKIDNNPFAKGFRDTGNGRREKRKQLTMPSLRMYEDQCKTDREGADSDASSSEPPTGRDTVHSPLGADNSPLRFSRPSRDEKTCTDSEQELDHHDEHCTGSNSPGPEPVSPFSSRCEERVRDRPSTEKKDDSLFSTRNLEKDKVASRHRKDTTDVLTKDSEAGGISATKESFSPLMVQTESPSHFSPGHLQSLALSGLHSQQFFNPLGTGSPLFFHPGQFAMAPGAFSAMGMGHLLASVSGASVLENASLATQVTGGTPNPFPFHLSQHMLASQGIPMPPFGGLFPYPYTYMAAAAAAASASALPATSTSNPLSRNPFLTASRPRLRFNPYQLPVSLPQTSSLLTTGLQGCLNPGSESSKPGSGETSPAPEHHSNHKTGGSSGRVASPKTSVKDSVNELQSIQRLVSGLEGQREPSPRADSPK from the exons ATGAGAGATCCAGTTTTCACAGGGACTGCAATGGCTTATCACCCTTTCCACGCACACCGGCCGACCGACTTCCCGATGTCCGCCTTTCTAGCGGCCGCGCAGCCTTCCTTCTTCCCCGCGCTCAGCCTGCCTCCCGGAGCCCTCACCAAGCCCATTCCGGACCACGGCCTCGGCGGGGCGGCGGAAGCTGGGCTACACCCGGCCCTCAGCCACCACCAGGCTGCTCATCTCCGCAGCATGAAGAGCCTGGAGCCCGAGGAGGAAGTGGACGACGACCCAAAAGTTACACTGGAAGCCAAGGATCTTTGGGACCAGTTTCATAAACTCGGGACGGAGATGGTTATTACCAAGTCCGGACG GAGGATGTTCCCTCCGTTCAAAGTGCGAATAAACGGACTCGATAAAAAAGCTAAATACATCCTGCTGATGGACATCGTGGCGGCGGACGACTGCCGCTACAAGTTCCACAACTCCCGCTGGATGGTGGCGGGCAAGGCCGACCCGGAGATGCCCAAGAGGATGTATATCCACCCGGACAGCCCGGCCACCGGCGAGCAGTGGATGGCCAAGCCTGTTGCTTTTCATAAACTCAAGCTGACCAACAATATTTCAGACAAACATGGATTT gtccaGACGATCCTGAACTCTATGCACAAGTACCAGCCCAGGTTCCACATAGTGCGGGCCAACGACATCCTGAAGCTCCCCTACAGCACCTTCAGGACCTACGTCTTCCCGGAGACCGAGTTCGTGGCAGTGACAGCATATCAGAACGACAAG ATAACGCAGCTGAAGATTGACAACAACCCTTTTGCCAAAGGATTCAGAGACACGGGGAacggaaggagagagaaaag GAAACAATTAACCATGCCGTCGCTACGGATGTATGAGGACCAGTGCAAGACGGATCGGGAAGGCGCAGATTCGGACGCCTCATCCAGTGAGCCTCCGACCGGCAGGGACACCGTGCACTCCCCGCTGGGAGCCGATAACAGCCCGCTGAGGTTCAGTAGGCCCAGTCGAG ATGAGAAAACGTGCACTGACAGTGAGCAGGAGCTGGATCATCACGACGAGCACTGCACCGGCTCCAACAGCCCGGGACCTGAACCTGTGTCCCCCTTCAGCTCCAGGTGTGAGGAACGTGTGAGGGACAGGCCTAGCACAGAAAAGAAGGATGACTCCTTATTCAGTACAAGGAACCTTGAGAAGGACAAAGTGGCGAGCAGGCACAGGAAGGACACCACGGACGTGTTGACAAAGGACTCGGAGGCCGGAGGCATTAGTGCCACTAAGGAGTCCTTCTCCCCTCTTATGGTCCAGACCGAGAGCCCCTCGCACTTCAGCCCAGGCCACTTACaaagcctggctctgtctggcCTGCACAGTCAGCAGTTCTTTAACCCTCTGGGCACCGGATCACCGCTGTTTTTTCACCCCGGGCAGTTTGCCATGGCCCCTGGAGCCTTTTCTGCTATGGGCATGGGGCATCTATTGGCCTCTGTATCCGGAGCAAGTGTTTTGGAAAACGCCAGCCTCGCCACCCAGGTCACGGGAGGAACCCCCAACCCCTTTCCCTTCCATCTGTCCCAGCACATGCTTGCCTCTCAG GGCATCCCCATGCCTCCATTTGGAGGTCTGTTCCCATACCCCTATACCTACATGGCGGCGGCTGCAGCGGCGGCCTCTGCCTCAGCCCTCCCAGCCACCAGCACCTCCAACCCTCTCTCCAGGAATCCCTTCCTGACCGCGTCACGTCCCCGGCTCCGCTTCAACCCCTACCAGCTCCCAGTGTCGCTGCCTCAGACTTCCAGTTTGCTCACCACTGGCCTGCAGGGCTGCCTCAACCCAGGTTCTGAATCCTCCAAACCAGGCAGCGGGGAGACCAGCCCGGCCCCAGAGCACCACAGCAACCATAAGACAGGAGGGTCGAGTGGGCGGGTTGCATCTCCCAAAACCTCTGTGAAGGACTCAGTGAATGAGCTGCAAAGCATCCAGAGACTGGTGAGCGGCCTGGAGGGTCAGAGGGAGCCCTCCCCGAGGGCAGACTCTCCCAAGTGA
- the tbx2b gene encoding T-box transcription factor TBX2b isoform X2 — MRDPVFTGTAMAYHPFHAHRPTDFPMSAFLAAAQPSFFPALSLPPGALTKPIPDHGLGGAAEAGLHPALSHHQAAHLRSMKSLEPEEEVDDDPKVTLEAKDLWDQFHKLGTEMVITKSGRRMFPPFKVRINGLDKKAKYILLMDIVAADDCRYKFHNSRWMVAGKADPEMPKRMYIHPDSPATGEQWMAKPVAFHKLKLTNNISDKHGFTILNSMHKYQPRFHIVRANDILKLPYSTFRTYVFPETEFVAVTAYQNDKITQLKIDNNPFAKGFRDTGNGRREKRKQLTMPSLRMYEDQCKTDREGADSDASSSEPPTGRDTVHSPLGADNSPLRFSRPSRDEKTCTDSEQELDHHDEHCTGSNSPGPEPVSPFSSRCEERVRDRPSTEKKDDSLFSTRNLEKDKVASRHRKDTTDVLTKDSEAGGISATKESFSPLMVQTESPSHFSPGHLQSLALSGLHSQQFFNPLGTGSPLFFHPGQFAMAPGAFSAMGMGHLLASVSGASVLENASLATQVTGGTPNPFPFHLSQHMLASQGIPMPPFGGLFPYPYTYMAAAAAAASASALPATSTSNPLSRNPFLTASRPRLRFNPYQLPVSLPQTSSLLTTGLQGCLNPGSESSKPGSGETSPAPEHHSNHKTGGSSGRVASPKTSVKDSVNELQSIQRLVSGLEGQREPSPRADSPK, encoded by the exons ATGAGAGATCCAGTTTTCACAGGGACTGCAATGGCTTATCACCCTTTCCACGCACACCGGCCGACCGACTTCCCGATGTCCGCCTTTCTAGCGGCCGCGCAGCCTTCCTTCTTCCCCGCGCTCAGCCTGCCTCCCGGAGCCCTCACCAAGCCCATTCCGGACCACGGCCTCGGCGGGGCGGCGGAAGCTGGGCTACACCCGGCCCTCAGCCACCACCAGGCTGCTCATCTCCGCAGCATGAAGAGCCTGGAGCCCGAGGAGGAAGTGGACGACGACCCAAAAGTTACACTGGAAGCCAAGGATCTTTGGGACCAGTTTCATAAACTCGGGACGGAGATGGTTATTACCAAGTCCGGACG GAGGATGTTCCCTCCGTTCAAAGTGCGAATAAACGGACTCGATAAAAAAGCTAAATACATCCTGCTGATGGACATCGTGGCGGCGGACGACTGCCGCTACAAGTTCCACAACTCCCGCTGGATGGTGGCGGGCAAGGCCGACCCGGAGATGCCCAAGAGGATGTATATCCACCCGGACAGCCCGGCCACCGGCGAGCAGTGGATGGCCAAGCCTGTTGCTTTTCATAAACTCAAGCTGACCAACAATATTTCAGACAAACATGGATTT ACGATCCTGAACTCTATGCACAAGTACCAGCCCAGGTTCCACATAGTGCGGGCCAACGACATCCTGAAGCTCCCCTACAGCACCTTCAGGACCTACGTCTTCCCGGAGACCGAGTTCGTGGCAGTGACAGCATATCAGAACGACAAG ATAACGCAGCTGAAGATTGACAACAACCCTTTTGCCAAAGGATTCAGAGACACGGGGAacggaaggagagagaaaag GAAACAATTAACCATGCCGTCGCTACGGATGTATGAGGACCAGTGCAAGACGGATCGGGAAGGCGCAGATTCGGACGCCTCATCCAGTGAGCCTCCGACCGGCAGGGACACCGTGCACTCCCCGCTGGGAGCCGATAACAGCCCGCTGAGGTTCAGTAGGCCCAGTCGAG ATGAGAAAACGTGCACTGACAGTGAGCAGGAGCTGGATCATCACGACGAGCACTGCACCGGCTCCAACAGCCCGGGACCTGAACCTGTGTCCCCCTTCAGCTCCAGGTGTGAGGAACGTGTGAGGGACAGGCCTAGCACAGAAAAGAAGGATGACTCCTTATTCAGTACAAGGAACCTTGAGAAGGACAAAGTGGCGAGCAGGCACAGGAAGGACACCACGGACGTGTTGACAAAGGACTCGGAGGCCGGAGGCATTAGTGCCACTAAGGAGTCCTTCTCCCCTCTTATGGTCCAGACCGAGAGCCCCTCGCACTTCAGCCCAGGCCACTTACaaagcctggctctgtctggcCTGCACAGTCAGCAGTTCTTTAACCCTCTGGGCACCGGATCACCGCTGTTTTTTCACCCCGGGCAGTTTGCCATGGCCCCTGGAGCCTTTTCTGCTATGGGCATGGGGCATCTATTGGCCTCTGTATCCGGAGCAAGTGTTTTGGAAAACGCCAGCCTCGCCACCCAGGTCACGGGAGGAACCCCCAACCCCTTTCCCTTCCATCTGTCCCAGCACATGCTTGCCTCTCAG GGCATCCCCATGCCTCCATTTGGAGGTCTGTTCCCATACCCCTATACCTACATGGCGGCGGCTGCAGCGGCGGCCTCTGCCTCAGCCCTCCCAGCCACCAGCACCTCCAACCCTCTCTCCAGGAATCCCTTCCTGACCGCGTCACGTCCCCGGCTCCGCTTCAACCCCTACCAGCTCCCAGTGTCGCTGCCTCAGACTTCCAGTTTGCTCACCACTGGCCTGCAGGGCTGCCTCAACCCAGGTTCTGAATCCTCCAAACCAGGCAGCGGGGAGACCAGCCCGGCCCCAGAGCACCACAGCAACCATAAGACAGGAGGGTCGAGTGGGCGGGTTGCATCTCCCAAAACCTCTGTGAAGGACTCAGTGAATGAGCTGCAAAGCATCCAGAGACTGGTGAGCGGCCTGGAGGGTCAGAGGGAGCCCTCCCCGAGGGCAGACTCTCCCAAGTGA